In the Leptospira terpstrae serovar Hualin str. LT 11-33 = ATCC 700639 genome, TGATGCGCATGGTTCCAAATTCACTAGCGCGAAGGAGAGCTCTCAATTGTTCTTTAAAAAAGTGGGGGTGGCGGAGAAGGTAACGAATCCCACGGTTTCCGAGAAAGGGATTTGCTTCTTCGTATCCATTCTCCATTTTATCAGCCCCGATGTCCCAAACCCGAAAAGTGACAGGGCGTCCCACCATCTTTAGTAAAATTCGTTTGTAAACAGCAAATTGTTCTTCTTCTGTTGGTTTGAATTCTACATACCGGATAAATAAAATTTCGGTTCTAACAAGTCCAATCCCATCAGCTCCTTGTTCAAAGGCTAGGTCTACTTCCTCTTCCGAATCAATATTGGCACGAAGAGAAAACTTTTTTCCATCTTTGGTTTTGATTTCTCTTGGGCCATCACTGATTTCTCGAAGTGGTTGTACTTTGTGTATTTCGCTTCGGATTCCTGCGAGTTTGATTTCATCAATTCCTGGGGAGCGGTTTAAGATCCCCTTAGTAGCATCTAACAAAATGTAGTCGTCGTCTTCCACATGGGAGGTGATATTTTTTAAACCAACGATTGTGGGGATTCCATAATTTCTTGCAATGATGGCGGTATGTCCTGTTTTTCCGCCAAAGTCTGTTGCGATACCACGAAGACGGCATTTTCCCAGTTGGATCATTTCGGAAGGAGTGATCTCCTTGGCGATCAGGATCACATCTTCTGGGATTTTGGTATGATCGGCTAATTTATCAGGATAAAGGTTGGCTTCAATTCGTTTTCCAATATCTAAAATATGATCAGCTCTTTCTCGAAAGAATTCATCGGGGATGGATTGGAATTCGTCGTACAAGGAGCTAACGGCTGTTTCTAGAGCTAATCCCGCCGATTCGTTGTTTTGCGCTATTCTTTCAAAGACTCGGGCCCGAAACAGGGGGTCATTTAAAAATACAATTTGGGATTCTAGGATTTCGGAAAGTTCGCGGTTTGCTTTTGATTTTTGGACTAAGTCAGCGAGATCATCTTCTGTTTTGAGAAGTCCCTTTTTTAGGAGTTCCACTTCGTCTCTGATTTCGTCTGGGGAGAGGTCCGTGCGGTCTTCGCGTTTCCGTTTGGTTTGTTTCCAACGAAACACTTTGCCATAAACTGTGCCTGGATAGGCAGAAATGCCTTTAAATGTGGTTTTTTCTTCCATCCGTCCCTTTGCCAAAAATACTTTCGGCTAGGCTCCGTTTGGAAAGTAAAAAACGCCGGATTCTAACGAGCGGCTTGTTTTTTAGAGAAAAGTGGGACTCGTTTGCTCTTGAACTGAGTGAGTTCGTTTCCCGTCACTTGGCTCATAATGCATTTGGCAAGAGAGATGTCCAGGGCGTGTCCCGCTTTCGAAGCAATCAAATGTCCCCGGAAAGGACGCCCCATCACAGCTAAGTCTCCAATGAGGTCGAGAATCTTGTGACGGACACATTCATTATCGTAACGTAAAGTTTCGTTCAAATACCCGTCATCTGTGAGAACTACAGCGTTGTCGAGAGACCCGCCCATAGCAAGGCCTCGCGCTTGGAGGGCTTCCACATCTTTCAAAAACCCAAAAGTTCGGGCAGGAAGGATGTCCGTTCCTAAAATGGATTCGTCTAGAGTGGTGGTGTAAGATTGTCCTCTGAGGAGAGGGTGGTTGAAATCGATACTATAAGTCACTTTGAGTTCGTCGGATGGTAACATCACAAGGTATTTGTCCCCGTCTACCACCCAAATGGGGTTAGCGATGGTAATGGGTTCGATGGTTTCTTCCAAAACCCGAATACCTGCAGAACGGATTCCTTCCCAAAATGGGAGAGAGGATCCATCCATAATCGGAACCTCAACAGAATCAATTTCGAAGATACAATCGGTAATCCCTAAGGTATGGACAGCGGCGAGGAGGTGTTCTATGGTTTGCACCCGGTTGGAACTTCCGTCTCCAATGGTAGTGGCGTTACTCGTGTCGACAACGTGGTCGAGAGAAACGGGAATTCGAATTTTTTGGGTACCTTTGTAGAGGTAAAAGATAAGTCCTGTATTTGCTTCTGCGGGATGGAGCCGTAAAGTTACCATTTTCCCGGAATGTACGCCAATTCCCCGAAGAGTGATGGAGTTTTGGATCGTTTTTCTATGTATCGCCGTTACCATATTCAGTTCCTACTAACAATTTTGTAGGAAAGGGGGGAGGGACAATTCCAAAACCTGGGCCTAAAGTCAAAAAAATGTCTCCTTTTTACAACAGTGTGGTGGGAATGTGACGGCTCACGTTTGTGCACCAAACCAAAAGATTTTGCTACAAAATGGACCGTATTTTACGTGTTAGTGCTTAGAATGCACTGAGTGCAGAACGAATGAAACTAGTCACAGGCGCCTGTTCCCTTGTGTCCTCTAGTCCTTCCCTCAGTTCTTTTAATACTACTTGGGCATCCCCAAGAGTGGTATTTACCGATTTATGCACATCACTTTCGTTGATGAGTTTTCCGAGGGTTCCTTGGCCCTCGTTGATTTTACCGGTAATTCCTGCAATGTTTTGGACGGTTTTACGGATATCAGAGCGGTTTTCGGCAATGAGTTCAGATAAAGAAACCAGAGGATCTTGGGTGACCTTTCCTTGGATCGGCATCAGTTTCCCGGACTTGGGGGAGATCTCCACTTTGGTCAGCGCCGGCTCCGACATCATGTATTCTTTGGTTTTGGGATCCACCGGAAACTTGGAACCAGGATCGAGAGCGACTACTCGGCCTGAAAGTAGGCTTTCGTTTTTGATTGTAATTTCGTAATTGGAGAAAAGCTGCACCTTTCCTTTCAAAAGGAGAGTGAGTTCGACTTTGGTTCCAATTCCCATTTCTCCCTCAGGAAGTAAATTTCCATACTCATCAATTTGCACCAAACGGATTTTGGATACATAGCCAAAGGGAACACCGTGGATGGTTACCTTGTTTCCAATTTTGATCCCTTCGGCATCAGGAAAGTATACAGGGAGTTGGTATCCCGATTTCTGGAAGGGACCACCTTCTGTTACGATGGTAAAATATCCCACAGCCACAAGGGAAAAGATAAATAAAAGTCCAACAATGAGAGCGCGACCTATGGTAGGCATTCCCTAAAGTTCTCCTAATGTTTGAGTCAAAGTCAATTGGATTTTCCTTTTTTTAATTCCGAATGATCGAGGATCATTGGACCCACTGTATTTCCATGAATGAACTGTTGGATGACGGGATTGGTTGATTTTTGGATCTCTTCAGAGGTTCCGCAAAACTGTACTTTTCCTTCATAGAGAAAACTAATTCTGTCTGCAATGCGATAGGCTGAATTCATATCATGAGTGACCACTATAGAGGTTAGACCTAATTCCTTTTGCAATCGGATGACAAGATCATTGATGACATTGGACATCACAGGGTCAAGGCCTGAAGTTGGTTCGTCGTATAACACGATTTTAGGTTGGGAAGTGAGGGCCCTTGCAAGACCTACACGTTTTTTCATCCCACCAGAAATATTACTAGGTAACGTATCTTTGGCGGGAACAAGGTCGAGCCATCTTAGTTTTTCCATGACAATACGATCTAGTTCTGCACCACTCGCTATTTTATGTTCTCGTAAGGGAAGTGCTACATTTTCATAAACTGTCAGCCAGTTGATGAGAGCCCCCGATTGGAACAAAACTCCGAGTTTGGAGCGAAGTTCTTCTCTT is a window encoding:
- the ptsP gene encoding phosphoenolpyruvate--protein phosphotransferase, which produces MEEKTTFKGISAYPGTVYGKVFRWKQTKRKREDRTDLSPDEIRDEVELLKKGLLKTEDDLADLVQKSKANRELSEILESQIVFLNDPLFRARVFERIAQNNESAGLALETAVSSLYDEFQSIPDEFFRERADHILDIGKRIEANLYPDKLADHTKIPEDVILIAKEITPSEMIQLGKCRLRGIATDFGGKTGHTAIIARNYGIPTIVGLKNITSHVEDDDYILLDATKGILNRSPGIDEIKLAGIRSEIHKVQPLREISDGPREIKTKDGKKFSLRANIDSEEEVDLAFEQGADGIGLVRTEILFIRYVEFKPTEEEQFAVYKRILLKMVGRPVTFRVWDIGADKMENGYEEANPFLGNRGIRYLLRHPHFFKEQLRALLRASEFGTMRIMLPMITTRSEILQTKALFTECLEELKTTGLIITKKIPLGIMVETPACALNLPFLGNHVDFYSVGTNDLLQYLLAVERNNHLVGDLYNPWQVVFLLLLKNIADVANSQKKPISICGEIGSDPMFTAVLIGLGFRDLSSALPLMREVGEKVQEISSWKAKLLAEQVIALAGEEKFDEIESLVLETKG
- the lpxC gene encoding UDP-3-O-acyl-N-acetylglucosamine deacetylase; this translates as MVTAIHRKTIQNSITLRGIGVHSGKMVTLRLHPAEANTGLIFYLYKGTQKIRIPVSLDHVVDTSNATTIGDGSSNRVQTIEHLLAAVHTLGITDCIFEIDSVEVPIMDGSSLPFWEGIRSAGIRVLEETIEPITIANPIWVVDGDKYLVMLPSDELKVTYSIDFNHPLLRGQSYTTTLDESILGTDILPARTFGFLKDVEALQARGLAMGGSLDNAVVLTDDGYLNETLRYDNECVRHKILDLIGDLAVMGRPFRGHLIASKAGHALDISLAKCIMSQVTGNELTQFKSKRVPLFSKKQAAR
- the mce gene encoding mammalian cell entry protein Mce, whose product is MPTIGRALIVGLLFIFSLVAVGYFTIVTEGGPFQKSGYQLPVYFPDAEGIKIGNKVTIHGVPFGYVSKIRLVQIDEYGNLLPEGEMGIGTKVELTLLLKGKVQLFSNYEITIKNESLLSGRVVALDPGSKFPVDPKTKEYMMSEPALTKVEISPKSGKLMPIQGKVTQDPLVSLSELIAENRSDIRKTVQNIAGITGKINEGQGTLGKLINESDVHKSVNTTLGDAQVVLKELREGLEDTREQAPVTSFIRSALSAF
- a CDS encoding ABC transporter ATP-binding protein, coding for METFAIEMKNVHKTFGKRKILTGMNLQVKQGETMVILGPSGTGKSVSLKHITGLLDPDEGDCQIFGESIVDAKEKKREELRSKLGVLFQSGALINWLTVYENVALPLREHKIASGAELDRIVMEKLRWLDLVPAKDTLPSNISGGMKKRVGLARALTSQPKIVLYDEPTSGLDPVMSNVINDLVIRLQKELGLTSIVVTHDMNSAYRIADRISFLYEGKVQFCGTSEEIQKSTNPVIQQFIHGNTVGPMILDHSELKKGKSN